Within the Bacillus sp. FSL K6-3431 genome, the region TGATACACCTGTTAATTCAACATTGTCCATTTGTAATAATAAAAACAACGATACAAGATCATCCACTCCGCCGTCATGATTAAAATAAATTTGTTTCTTCGTCATTTCGAATTCATCCTTTTCATAAAAAATGTTTATATGGATATTTCACAATTCACTAACGAAGTCGCAATCTTTTCTTCGTATAGTTCTTCATTCCACAGGAAAATACTCAAAGTTATGTTATAGTGAATCGCAGAAAAACCCGGGTATATATTCAACCCAGGTTACGGAATTACATTCGATAATAGCGGAAATAGAAAATACAAGTTTCCATTTCCAGTCATATTTCATGTAGTCCGGTAGTTTACGGTTACCAGGTAGAGACGCTTGAGCCCTATTCACAAGCATATACATTTAATCTATTAAGTTATTTTTCACTCTTATATTAATAGCATAAAGGTCCTATAATGGTCAATTAAAACACGAATGTTTTTATGTTTTGACAATTTAATGTTCGTGTATTGAGGCGTTAGAATATTGTGTATTGTCATAGATTTCTTATGATGTAATCTCGGATTGACGTTGAATAATATTGTCACGTTATACTCACTTACAAAGACACCGTAATAACATCTACGTCAACTGTCCTTAAATCTGTTGTCGAAAATATAAATATGAAAAAATTCGGGCTTTAAAGAATCTATTAAACATAGGCTTAATTAATTTTAGAACAATTAAATCAAGAGAAAAAACATTAATACAAATACCTTTTACTAATTGAAAAATCTCTAGTCTTCCTGAATAAATATTAGATAGAATGCTATACAGGCACATTCGTTAATCTCCCTTGTTAAATTCCTTTTGATATAGTATACTCCAAATACAAATTATTAATCTTTAATTTGTATTAAATGTTCGTGTTTACATAAAAAATAAGAGGAGACAGAAAAAATGAGCAAGAATTTTAAGTTATTTACGAATGTTGCTGTTTTACTTTTATTGTTGGTGGGATGTTCAGCAAATGCGGAAAAATCACCTAAAACAGACAAGCAACCGAAGGAGGAACAACCAATTGCCGTTCAAGGGGCAATGGATGTGGAGGTTTCAGAGTTTCTAAAAGCTATGGGCGATTATAAAGAGGAGAAACATGGGAATTACTTCTTTTATATAGGTGAAATTGAGGGCATACCAATTGTAGTGTCCCAAACAGAAGTAGGAATGGTGAATGCAGCGGCATCGACAACTTTATTAATTGAAAAGTACCACCCTAAAGCGGTGATCAATCAGGGAACAGCTGGGGGACATGATCCAAATATTCATGTATTTGATACGGTGATCGGCACTGAGGTCATTAATATCGGCAGCTTCCGCTCTGAACGTATGGAAGATGGACAAGGAATGAAACCGGAGAAATGGATCCATATGTCAACAGAGCTTAGGGATAAGAATGGAGAAAAGCAAAATTATGCATCATTACAAAGTGATCCAAAACTTGTAGAGGT harbors:
- a CDS encoding 5'-methylthioadenosine/S-adenosylhomocysteine nucleosidase, whose protein sequence is MSKNFKLFTNVAVLLLLLVGCSANAEKSPKTDKQPKEEQPIAVQGAMDVEVSEFLKAMGDYKEEKHGNYFFYIGEIEGIPIVVSQTEVGMVNAAASTTLLIEKYHPKAVINQGTAGGHDPNIHVFDTVIGTEVINIGSFRSERMEDGQGMKPEKWIHMSTELRDKNGEKQNYASLQSDPKLVEVAKSVADQYKHGKVVEGVIGSGDWWNREIDRIQWFHENFGTSGEEMEAFAVAQVAHLLDVPYLSLRTISNSEVTDDNIEDLEKAGHYGAEFTIDVVKAIAK